In the genome of Natranaeroarchaeum aerophilus, one region contains:
- a CDS encoding eCIS core domain-containing protein, with product MHEQNYGPCMHDWLDEGIPPEDLGKPKEMEDHRIQRATEGTTSDPEDIPEPVLDVVGGEGMPLEGTIQRSLEDRMDADFSDVRIHTGADATKACEAIDARAFTCGHKIAFNSGEYNPESPEGQYLLAHELAHVKQQTGGAAISMMPKEGGLQIDPDPQLEREADEMAAQALSGEEPLVVNRMGADVHIQRMPSEAQLEQAHQEAEERFETSVSTDPEALAMEVDQLKENQATLFDAIEGDTSWRDRLGKAASKGAIGAAGGLVGAAVGTMIAPGVGTAGGAVAGQQLISELASGVASDVSKAAYEPVYEAGSKAIAEKSADFGDYIEDLIDEKIRKRFGGDDYAGLEGVGASRGDQ from the coding sequence AGCCACCGAAGGAACAACTTCGGACCCCGAAGACATTCCGGAGCCGGTGCTGGACGTCGTCGGCGGTGAAGGCATGCCCCTCGAGGGGACGATCCAGCGCTCGCTCGAAGACCGGATGGACGCGGACTTCTCTGACGTGCGCATCCACACGGGCGCGGACGCGACCAAAGCCTGCGAGGCGATCGACGCCCGCGCGTTCACGTGCGGGCACAAGATCGCGTTCAATTCCGGCGAGTATAATCCGGAGTCGCCCGAGGGACAGTACCTGCTTGCTCACGAACTCGCACACGTCAAACAACAGACTGGCGGTGCGGCGATCAGCATGATGCCCAAGGAGGGCGGCCTGCAGATCGATCCTGACCCGCAGCTAGAGCGCGAGGCCGACGAGATGGCTGCCCAGGCGCTTTCTGGCGAGGAGCCGCTGGTGGTCAATCGGATGGGCGCCGACGTGCACATTCAGCGGATGCCCTCCGAGGCGCAACTCGAGCAGGCCCACCAAGAGGCCGAAGAGCGCTTCGAGACCAGCGTCTCCACTGATCCCGAGGCGTTAGCCATGGAGGTCGACCAGCTCAAGGAGAACCAGGCCACGTTGTTCGACGCGATCGAGGGCGACACCTCCTGGCGAGACCGCCTCGGCAAGGCCGCCAGCAAAGGCGCCATCGGCGCGGCCGGCGGGTTAGTCGGCGCCGCGGTGGGAACGATGATCGCCCCCGGCGTTGGAACAGCCGGCGGCGCCGTCGCCGGCCAGCAACTCATCTCCGAGCTCGCGTCGGGAGTCGCCAGTGACGTCTCGAAAGCCGCCTACGAGCCGGTCTACGAGGCGGGGTCGAAGGCCATCGCCGAGAAATCGGCCGACTTTGGCGACTACATCGAGGACCTCATCGACGAGAAGATCCGCAAGCGGTTCGGTGGGGACGATTATGCTGGTCTCGAGGGTGTTGGTGCCAGCCGAGGTGATCAATAA